A stretch of the Longimicrobium sp. genome encodes the following:
- a CDS encoding D-Ala-D-Ala carboxypeptidase family metallohydrolase, producing the protein MERLEQGDLMRERRWSRWVVLLAVLAAGCVAARRPVATEAEFRRWSSEAPARAEAFARFEAMLSALGVGGVVPAYDLWIADRLKPKCLVEPFVAPPDKDWPNIIPVLRFIRDHVEPAIGDVRVVSAYRDPAFNACVGGAPASAHKEFYAIDLLPVDRAVTRDRLISTLCAIHQREGARAGIGLGIYGGRRFHIDARSYRGWGADHRGASFPCRANDVPAPSRGPEIGKITRYHK; encoded by the coding sequence GTGGAGCGGCTGGAACAGGGGGATTTGATGCGCGAACGCCGATGGTCGCGATGGGTTGTGTTGCTCGCGGTGCTCGCTGCAGGGTGTGTCGCGGCGCGCCGTCCCGTGGCGACCGAGGCTGAGTTCCGCCGGTGGAGCAGTGAGGCCCCCGCCAGGGCTGAAGCCTTTGCTCGTTTCGAGGCAATGCTGAGCGCGCTTGGCGTGGGAGGCGTCGTTCCTGCGTACGATCTGTGGATCGCCGACCGTTTGAAACCGAAGTGCCTCGTCGAGCCCTTTGTCGCTCCACCCGACAAGGACTGGCCGAACATTATCCCGGTGCTGCGCTTCATCCGCGATCACGTCGAGCCGGCGATTGGTGATGTGCGGGTCGTCTCGGCCTATCGCGATCCGGCGTTCAATGCCTGCGTGGGCGGGGCGCCGGCCAGTGCACACAAGGAATTCTATGCCATCGATCTGCTTCCCGTAGACCGCGCGGTCACGCGTGATCGTTTGATTTCCACATTGTGCGCCATTCACCAGCGAGAAGGCGCACGCGCTGGGATTGGCCTTGGAATCTATGGCGGCCGGCGTTTTCATATCGACGCGCGCAGCTATCGCGGTTGGGGCGCCGATCATCGCGGTGCTTCATTTCCCTGTCGGGCCAACGACGTCCCGGCTCCATCCAGAGGTCCCGAGATCGGGAAAATCACCCGATATCATAAGTAG
- a CDS encoding GNAT family N-acetyltransferase produces MEFRRASEYGANELLALWNAGYTGYFVPAEATAERFARHFECAPADLERSVVMTVEGRPAGFSYLAQRGHRGWIAGVGIAPEFRGRGLSYPLMEEHVRHFRAWGLRHVQLEVFVQNWAARVYERVGFRATRRLPLLRGATPVAGEALPAVPLAAALEHHARLHGEWPASWNREPPWLACAAGMNAPPHVVVTGPEERPAGYLAAAAESDPLWIMDAAALDEAAAARLLASLGAAHPGRPAVIVNEPEGSPVHRALLAAGWAEESAQLEMHWTG; encoded by the coding sequence GTGGAATTCAGGAGAGCGAGCGAGTACGGCGCGAACGAGCTGCTGGCGCTGTGGAACGCGGGGTACACGGGCTACTTCGTGCCGGCCGAAGCCACGGCCGAGCGGTTCGCGCGGCACTTCGAGTGTGCGCCGGCTGACCTGGAGCGCTCGGTGGTGATGACGGTGGAGGGGCGGCCGGCGGGGTTCTCGTACCTGGCGCAGCGCGGCCACCGCGGGTGGATCGCCGGGGTGGGGATCGCGCCGGAGTTCCGCGGGCGCGGGCTGTCGTACCCGCTGATGGAGGAGCACGTCCGCCACTTCCGCGCGTGGGGGCTGCGCCACGTCCAGCTCGAGGTCTTCGTGCAGAACTGGGCGGCGCGCGTCTACGAGCGCGTGGGCTTCCGCGCCACCCGCCGCCTGCCGCTCCTGCGGGGCGCCACGCCGGTGGCGGGCGAGGCGCTCCCGGCCGTCCCGCTGGCCGCGGCGCTGGAGCACCACGCGCGGCTGCACGGCGAGTGGCCGGCGAGCTGGAACCGCGAGCCGCCCTGGCTCGCCTGCGCGGCGGGGATGAACGCCCCGCCGCACGTCGTCGTAACGGGCCCGGAGGAGCGGCCGGCGGGCTATCTGGCGGCGGCGGCCGAAAGTGACCCGCTGTGGATCATGGACGCCGCCGCCCTGGACGAGGCCGCCGCGGCGCGCCTGCTCGCCTCGCTGGGCGCCGCGCACCCGGGCCGGCCGGCGGTGATCGTCAACGAGCCGGAGGGAAGCCCCGTGCACCGCGCCCTCCTCGCCGCCGGGTGGGCGGAGGAGTCTGCGCAGCTCGAGATGCACTGGACGGGGTGA
- a CDS encoding DUF805 domain-containing protein: protein MTTRALQRYFGFRERVDRRMYLTTGASLMLAKYAVDAGVVWLVTRQVWTPLDYLSPLMSLRSEKVAAFPAWLAVALVAWSLPFVWIGVSMTLRRAVDAGHSPWLALLFFAPVANYALMLWLAAAPGRPGVVWAMHPAPDTVADRFRSALLAVAVSIGVGVAAVALNALALESYGLSLFLATPFVLGLLSAYIHNHGHPRTRRETRSVVLLSLFLVGGSLILFALEGAVCLVMAFPICAVVGLLGGAVGRAVAVHGRVRPASTAYSLLLLPMAAVGDRAAPPPPVYEAVTSIVVEAPPERVWENVIRFREIEARPGLPFRLGVAYPVRARIVGSGVGAVRHCEFSTGAFVEPITAWEAPRRLAFDVTEQPPALEEWSPYRTVYAPHVRGFFRSVRGEFRLVELPGGRTRLEGSTWYTLDIHPQAYWRPIAEWLLHRIHARVLQQVERESEAAVNG from the coding sequence GTGACCACGCGAGCCCTGCAGCGCTATTTCGGCTTCCGTGAGCGCGTCGATCGGCGGATGTACCTGACCACGGGCGCGTCGCTGATGCTGGCGAAGTACGCGGTGGACGCCGGGGTGGTCTGGCTGGTGACGCGGCAGGTGTGGACGCCGCTGGACTACCTGAGCCCGCTGATGAGCCTGCGCTCCGAGAAGGTGGCGGCGTTCCCCGCCTGGCTGGCGGTGGCGCTGGTGGCGTGGTCGCTCCCCTTCGTGTGGATCGGGGTGAGCATGACGCTCAGGCGCGCGGTGGACGCGGGGCACTCGCCGTGGCTGGCGCTGCTCTTCTTCGCGCCGGTGGCCAACTACGCGCTGATGCTGTGGCTGGCGGCGGCGCCCGGCCGCCCCGGCGTCGTGTGGGCGATGCACCCCGCTCCCGACACCGTGGCGGACCGCTTCCGGAGCGCGCTGCTGGCCGTCGCGGTCAGCATCGGGGTGGGCGTGGCCGCGGTGGCGCTGAACGCGCTGGCGCTGGAGAGCTACGGGCTCTCGCTCTTCCTGGCCACGCCGTTCGTGCTGGGGCTGCTCTCGGCCTACATCCACAACCACGGCCACCCGCGCACGCGCCGGGAGACCCGGAGCGTGGTGCTGCTGAGCCTATTCCTGGTGGGCGGCTCGCTCATCCTCTTCGCGCTGGAGGGGGCGGTGTGCCTGGTGATGGCGTTCCCCATCTGCGCGGTGGTGGGGCTGCTGGGCGGCGCGGTGGGGCGGGCGGTGGCCGTCCACGGCCGGGTGCGTCCGGCGAGCACGGCGTACAGCCTCCTGCTCCTCCCCATGGCGGCGGTGGGCGACCGGGCGGCGCCGCCCCCGCCGGTCTACGAGGCGGTGACCAGCATCGTGGTGGAGGCGCCGCCGGAGCGGGTGTGGGAGAACGTGATCCGCTTCCGCGAGATCGAGGCGCGCCCCGGGCTCCCCTTCCGGCTGGGGGTGGCGTACCCGGTCCGCGCGCGGATCGTGGGCTCGGGGGTGGGCGCGGTGCGGCACTGCGAGTTCTCGACGGGCGCCTTCGTGGAGCCGATCACGGCGTGGGAGGCGCCCCGCCGCCTGGCGTTCGACGTGACCGAGCAGCCGCCCGCGCTGGAGGAGTGGAGCCCGTACCGCACGGTCTACGCGCCGCACGTGCGGGGCTTCTTCCGCTCGGTGCGGGGCGAGTTCCGGCTGGTGGAGCTCCCCGGGGGGCGGACGCGGCTGGAGGGGAGCACCTGGTACACGCTCGACATCCACCCGCAGGCGTACTGGCGGCCGATCGCGGAGTGGCTCCTGCACCGCATCCACGCCCGCGTGCTGCAGCAGGTGGAGCGCGAGTCGGAGGCTGCCGTCAACGGCTGA
- a CDS encoding PAS domain S-box protein — protein MTDAPAASDATPSAGPPSAGPHRLADLPRTPALAWVAAVLAPAAALGVALVLPGVFETNFFFLFLAGVVVSAWLGGLGPGLLATLLSALAIPFLLEPRHRFAIHDAGDVGKLAALAVLGGIVSLLCDRMRRAWQSAERQAEENARLAMQLQEQTVELETQSEEAQALNEELEQQIEEATALRLELEAANRQLRAAGAEADASRLRLASVLETMVEGVALVDPEGRITYANAAAARILGAERPRELHGVRFDDPRFHPAGPDGAPLPSDQAPVARVLSTGRPVAAQEVEMRADARRSFLRVGAAPLRGSEGALTGVVVSFDDVTADREAEAALRESEARFRAMADSAPVLIWTAGPDGRCDYFNRPWLEFTGRALEQELGDGWIEGVHPDDRPRCLALYRSGIEARRAFQVEYRLRRRDGEYRWVLDHGAPRFAPDGSFAGFIGSCIDITERREAEERQRFLAEAGTVLASSLEYEETLRQVCRLSVPAVGDFVIVDLLDDDGGVHRVDAVHADPAAEPLMAVLRRHPPDLSRGSGHPAAGVLRTGVPKVANDLAPGALDPVLGDPEHRAAIRRLAPTAYMVVPLVARGRILEAITFSAAGSARRYDEAELVRAEELARRAAFAIDNARLYERAVEANRAKADFLAVMSHELRTPLNAIIGYTDLFLYGVPAPLPDAMRPQMERVKSAARHLLELIEEILTFARLEAGQEEVRAARVSAAAVVQEAAALVEPLALERGIAFRVEGPEPDFAMVADARKVRQVLGNLLGNAVKFTERGRALLQVRREGGEAVFVVSDTGIGIAPGQMERIFEPFWQADQGLMRSHGGAGLGLSVARRLARLMGGDVTAESAVGEGSRFTLRLPVEYGST, from the coding sequence ATGACCGACGCGCCCGCGGCCTCGGACGCAACCCCCTCTGCCGGCCCTCCTTCCGCCGGCCCGCACCGCCTCGCGGACCTCCCCCGCACTCCCGCGCTCGCCTGGGTCGCGGCGGTCCTCGCACCCGCGGCCGCCCTGGGAGTGGCGCTGGTGCTCCCCGGCGTCTTCGAGACCAACTTCTTCTTCCTCTTCCTGGCCGGCGTGGTGGTGTCCGCCTGGCTGGGCGGGCTGGGCCCGGGGCTGCTGGCCACGCTCCTCTCGGCGCTGGCCATCCCCTTCCTCCTGGAGCCGCGCCACCGCTTCGCCATCCACGACGCAGGCGATGTGGGAAAGCTGGCCGCCCTGGCGGTGCTGGGCGGGATCGTCTCCCTCCTCTGCGACCGCATGCGCCGGGCGTGGCAAAGCGCGGAGCGGCAGGCGGAGGAGAACGCGCGGCTGGCGATGCAGCTCCAGGAGCAGACGGTGGAGCTGGAGACGCAGAGCGAAGAGGCCCAGGCGCTCAACGAGGAGCTGGAGCAGCAGATCGAGGAGGCCACCGCGCTCCGGCTGGAGCTGGAGGCGGCCAACCGGCAGCTGCGCGCCGCCGGCGCCGAGGCCGACGCGTCGCGGCTCAGGCTGGCGAGCGTCCTGGAGACGATGGTGGAGGGGGTGGCGCTGGTGGACCCGGAGGGGCGCATCACCTACGCCAACGCGGCCGCCGCGCGCATCCTGGGCGCCGAGCGGCCGCGCGAGCTGCACGGGGTGCGCTTCGACGACCCGCGCTTCCACCCCGCGGGGCCCGACGGCGCGCCGCTTCCCTCCGACCAGGCCCCGGTGGCGCGGGTGCTCAGCACCGGCCGGCCCGTGGCGGCACAGGAGGTGGAGATGCGCGCCGACGCTCGCCGCTCGTTCCTGCGCGTGGGCGCCGCCCCGCTCCGGGGTTCCGAGGGGGCGCTCACCGGCGTGGTGGTCTCGTTCGACGACGTGACGGCCGATCGCGAGGCGGAGGCCGCGCTGCGCGAGAGCGAGGCCCGCTTCCGCGCCATGGCCGACAGCGCCCCGGTGCTGATCTGGACCGCCGGGCCCGACGGGCGCTGCGACTACTTCAACCGCCCCTGGCTGGAGTTCACAGGCCGCGCCCTGGAGCAGGAGCTGGGCGACGGGTGGATCGAGGGGGTGCACCCGGACGACCGCCCGCGCTGCCTGGCCCTCTACCGTTCCGGCATCGAGGCGCGGCGCGCGTTCCAGGTGGAGTACCGCCTGCGCCGCCGGGACGGCGAGTACCGCTGGGTGCTGGACCACGGGGCGCCGCGCTTCGCGCCCGACGGCTCGTTCGCGGGCTTCATCGGCAGCTGCATCGACATCACCGAGCGCCGCGAGGCCGAAGAGCGGCAGCGCTTCCTGGCCGAGGCGGGCACCGTGCTGGCCTCGTCGCTCGAGTACGAGGAGACGCTGCGCCAGGTGTGCCGCCTGTCGGTGCCGGCCGTGGGCGACTTCGTGATCGTGGACCTGCTGGACGACGACGGGGGAGTGCACCGGGTGGACGCCGTGCACGCCGACCCCGCCGCGGAGCCGCTGATGGCGGTGCTGCGCCGCCATCCTCCCGACCTCTCGCGCGGCTCGGGGCACCCGGCGGCCGGGGTGCTGCGCACGGGGGTGCCGAAGGTGGCCAACGACCTCGCCCCGGGCGCGCTGGACCCGGTGCTGGGCGACCCGGAGCACCGCGCCGCGATCCGGCGGCTGGCGCCCACGGCGTACATGGTGGTGCCGCTGGTGGCGCGGGGGCGCATCCTGGAGGCCATCACCTTCTCGGCGGCCGGCTCGGCTCGGCGCTACGACGAGGCCGAGCTGGTGCGGGCCGAGGAGCTGGCGCGGCGGGCGGCGTTCGCCATTGACAACGCGCGGCTGTACGAGCGGGCGGTGGAGGCCAACCGCGCCAAGGCCGACTTCCTGGCGGTGATGAGCCACGAGCTGCGCACGCCGCTGAACGCCATCATCGGCTACACCGACCTCTTCCTGTACGGCGTGCCGGCGCCGCTCCCCGACGCGATGCGCCCGCAGATGGAGCGGGTGAAGAGCGCCGCCCGCCACCTGCTGGAGCTGATCGAGGAGATCCTGACCTTCGCGCGGCTGGAGGCGGGGCAGGAGGAGGTGCGCGCGGCCCGCGTGAGCGCGGCGGCCGTCGTGCAGGAGGCGGCCGCGCTGGTGGAGCCGCTGGCGCTGGAGCGGGGGATCGCCTTCCGGGTGGAGGGCCCCGAGCCCGACTTCGCGATGGTGGCCGACGCCCGCAAGGTGCGGCAGGTCCTGGGCAACCTGCTGGGCAACGCGGTGAAGTTCACCGAGCGCGGCCGCGCGCTCCTCCAGGTCCGCCGCGAGGGCGGCGAGGCCGTGTTCGTGGTGAGCGACACGGGGATCGGCATCGCCCCCGGGCAGATGGAGCGCATCTTCGAGCCCTTCTGGCAGGCCGACCAGGGGCTGATGCGCTCGCACGGCGGCGCGGGGCTGGGCCTGAGCGTCGCGCGCCGCCTCGCGCGCCTCATGGGCGGCGACGTCACCGCGGAGAGCGCCGTCGGCGAGGGGAGCCGGTTCACGCTGCGGCTGCCGGTCGAGTACGGAAGTACGTGA
- a CDS encoding Crp/Fnr family transcriptional regulator: MIDETLLDRARIFRDLNAAARRELAARGVARRFAAGELLWAEGTPARGLFVVLAGRVRVVRAPGGRQHVIHAEGAGATLGELPLFEGGAYPATAVAAEPTLCLVLDRATIEAAIAADPSLAFALLQGLARRVRTLIARLGAVRGKSVRARLAGWIVHRAEAEGAFTLGATQAEVAEELGTVREVVVKELRALRAAGILRSAGRGRWEVADPARLREIARDGEG, encoded by the coding sequence GTGATCGACGAGACGCTGCTGGACCGCGCGCGGATCTTCCGCGACCTGAACGCCGCCGCCCGCCGCGAGCTGGCCGCGCGCGGCGTGGCGCGGCGCTTCGCGGCGGGGGAGCTGCTGTGGGCCGAGGGGACGCCGGCGCGCGGGCTGTTCGTGGTGCTCGCCGGCCGCGTGCGCGTGGTGCGCGCGCCCGGCGGACGGCAGCACGTGATCCACGCGGAGGGAGCGGGCGCCACGCTCGGCGAGCTGCCGCTCTTCGAGGGCGGCGCCTACCCGGCCACGGCCGTCGCCGCCGAGCCGACGCTCTGCCTGGTGCTGGACCGCGCGACGATCGAGGCCGCCATCGCCGCGGACCCGTCGCTCGCGTTCGCGCTGCTGCAGGGGCTCGCCCGCCGCGTCCGCACGCTCATCGCGCGCCTGGGCGCCGTGCGCGGTAAGAGCGTGCGCGCGCGGCTGGCCGGCTGGATCGTGCACCGCGCGGAAGCGGAGGGCGCCTTCACCCTCGGCGCCACCCAGGCCGAAGTCGCCGAAGAGCTGGGCACCGTCCGCGAGGTGGTGGTCAAGGAGCTGCGCGCCCTCCGCGCCGCGGGCATCCTCCGCTCCGCCGGCCGGGGCCGCTGGGAAGTGGCCGACCCCGCTCGGCTGCGGGAGATCGCGCGCGACGGCGAAGGCTGA
- a CDS encoding cupin domain-containing protein has translation MHPRAASLIRELALQPHPEGGFYREVFRSALGVRPDDGRPARSALTVIYFLLAGGGHSRWHRVASDEAWCWIEGDPLELFRVDADGEDCIREMLGAPGEECEGVRVVPAGQWQAARTTGDYTLVSCAVGPGFDFADFALLADHPLEADAVRHRFPHVAGMI, from the coding sequence ATGCACCCCCGCGCCGCCAGCCTGATCCGCGAGCTCGCGCTCCAGCCGCACCCCGAGGGCGGGTTCTACCGCGAGGTGTTCCGCTCCGCGCTGGGCGTGCGGCCCGACGACGGGCGGCCGGCGCGCTCGGCGCTCACGGTGATCTACTTCCTGCTCGCCGGAGGCGGGCACAGCCGCTGGCACCGGGTGGCCTCGGACGAGGCGTGGTGCTGGATCGAAGGCGACCCTCTGGAGCTGTTCCGCGTCGACGCCGACGGGGAGGACTGCATCCGGGAGATGCTGGGCGCGCCGGGCGAGGAGTGCGAGGGGGTGCGCGTGGTGCCCGCCGGCCAGTGGCAGGCGGCGCGGACCACGGGAGATTACACGCTCGTCTCCTGCGCGGTGGGCCCCGGGTTCGACTTCGCCGACTTCGCGCTCCTCGCCGACCACCCGCTCGAGGCCGACGCCGTCCGCCACCGCTTCCCCCACGTCGCCGGGATGATCTGA